In Zonotrichia leucophrys gambelii isolate GWCS_2022_RI chromosome 8, RI_Zleu_2.0, whole genome shotgun sequence, one genomic interval encodes:
- the DNAI3 gene encoding dynein axonemal intermediate chain 3 isoform X1 translates to MSKSAKSSQTTLKDSKSAAKKQKGKQDEVDLSMASIGHPEIFPLLLTEKTQEIFNCRPDEDVTEENNFKCIKKEDIIQDLKTRAKSSDFLPFKKVILEYPGEELLVVFDPSSQYGQNFYIVASEEAKENFLKSLEAAEEKEETEEENIEEAPEPRKPWVSLGSEKEVEEESLIERETKIKYKISRVRRQFGAPITFTDKNAADDKESYAECTAYEDNTFSIKLLERDVGVQMVPKLREATTQTKWTYPKNASTQYYPRQLSNEAKAESLSSGRLKKFLTAVRLRVEIALQQNEIMNVFFDDWKALAEDQEEGKPDVYFTEYQTFTDVQYLKNRTISCVCWHPTIYGIIALSAREQPSYEEQVNPSNKSLPQSVILLWSIFEPSCLQLVLKAPEDIYCFQFSPSNPNFIAGGCVDGQVVLWDISKHEERLESTKPVVEEVTDSAEGEPSAAVVTEPSPKKQAQYSSTEPTLVRNCAASPTPYCHTQPVTDVQWLPCNVEENQKGGTSENKDEKKLQLVTCSPDCSILFWDIPSTERREEFLSAKIKEEKRSQMPPGAYDDTDEDLDLSWKPLIKINLRERDNDTEYGPTRISFRKLQYRFKPPGRVRPRSALRGSAKESTCAEMSVSSSRNLELLENISTDFFVGKEDGEVVYSEWKKKIDANTAKPVSQKHSQKYSLHTETINTLQKSPFFKDIFLSIGGQRFAIWKEGVTNGPILQSSCSAGRYTAGQWSLTRPGVFFLGRDNGSIDIWDLLKKTHEPSHFQNISKSIITCISPSIASAEQHFLAVSDNLGVLHILEICQTLCQPPSNEQAKVLDYFKREVKYLKHCEEEFEEYQKFQAKTEMKLNWRQRDRKQL, encoded by the exons GCCACCCAGAAatctttcctttgcttttgacTGAAAAGACCCAAGAAATTTTTAATTGCCGACCTGATGAAGAtgtcacagaagaaaataatttcaagtgtATTAAAAAAGAGGACATAATTCAAGACCTGAAAACAAGAGCTAAATCTTCTGATTTCCTCCCTTTCAAAAAAGTTATCCTA gAATATCCAGGGGAAGAACTCTTGGTAGTTTTTGATCCAAGCTCACAGTATGGACAGAACTTTTATATTGTTGCTTCTGAAGAAGCCAAGGAAAACTTTCTAAAG TCTTTAgaagctgcagaagaaaaagaagaaacagaagaagaaaacatagAGGAAGCTCCAGAACCCCGCAAACCTTGGGTTTCCCTTGGCAGTGAAAAGGAAGTTGAAGAAGAATCTCTTATAGAAAGGGAGACAAAG ATTAAGTACAAGATCTCTCGAGTTCGCAGGCAGTTTGGTGCACCCATTACATTTACTGACAAGAATGCTGCAGATGACAAAGAGAGCTATGCTGAATGCACAGCCTATGAAGACAATACTTTCAGTATTAAACTGCTTGAAAGGGATGTGGGGGTGCAAATGGTTCCAAAACTAAGAGAAGCTACTACTCAGACAAAATG GACCTATCCAAAAAATGCATCCACGCAGTATTATCCAAGGCAGTTGTCAAATGAAGCAAAAGCAGAGAGTCTGTCATCTGGGAGGCTGAAAAAATTTCTTACAGCAGTACGTTTAAG AGTGGAAATTGCACtgcagcaaaatgaaattatgaatgTTTTTTTTGATGACTGGAAGGCCCTCGCAGAAGACCAAGAAGAAGGCAAGCCAGATGTCTATTTTACAGAATACCAAACATTTACAGATGTGCAGTATCTCAAGAACAGAACCATTAGCTGTGTTTGCTGGCATCCAACCATTTATG GGATTATAGCACTGTCAGCAAGAGAGCAGCCTTCGTATGAAGAACAAGTTAACCCTTCTAATAAATCATTGCCACAGTCAGTTATACTTCTCTGGAGTATATTTGAACCTTCCTGCCTCCAG TTGGTGTTGAAGGCTCCTGAAGACATTTACTGCTTTCAGTTCAGTCCAAGCAATCCAAATTTCATTGCTGGTGGCTGTGTTGATGGACAG GTTGTATTGTGGGATATTTCTAAACACgaagaaaggctggaaagcacaaagcctgtTGTTGAGGAAGTCACTGATTCTGCAGAGGGTGAGCCAAGTGCAGCAGTGGTGACTGAG CCATCACCTAAGAAGCAAGCCCAGTACAGTAGCACAGAGCCAACTCTAGTGAGAAACTGTGCAGCCTCTCCCACACCATATTGTCATACACAGCCAGTAACAGATGTACAATGGCTACCATGTAATGTTGAG gaaaaccaAAAGGGTGGaacttctgaaaataaagatgaaaaaaaactGCAGCTTGTAACCTGCTCCCCTGATTG CTCAATATTATTTTGGGATATTCCATCCACGGAACGTCGTGAAGAATTTTTATCTGCGAAAataaaggaggagaaaagatcTCAGATGCCCCCTGGTGCATATGATGACACTGATGAGGATTTAGATCTCTCCTGGAAACCTCTCATAAAG ATCAATCTGCGTGAAAGGGATAACGACACAGAGTATGGTCCCACGAGAATCAGTTTCAGGAAACTGCAGTATCGTTTCAAACCCCCAG GGAGGGTAAGACCTCGGAGCGCACTAAGAGGATCTGCCAAAGAGAGCACATGTGCAGAGATGAGTGTTTCTTCAAGCAGAAATCTGGAACTGCTAGAGAATATATCCACAGACTTTTTTGTTGGAAAAGAA GATGGAGAAGTTGTTTAttctgaatggaaaaagaaaattgatgcTAATACAGCAAAACCAGTTA GTCAGAAGCACTCCCAGAAATACTCCCTCCACACCGAAACTATCAACACTCTCCAGAAATCTCCATTTTTTAAAGACATCTTTCTAAGCATTGGAGGCCAGAGGTTTGCCATTTGGAAAGAAGGAGTTACA aatggACCAATCCTTCAGtcaagctgctctgcaggaagaTACACTGCAGGACAATGGTCCTTAACAAGACCAGGAGTTTTCTTCCTTGGCAGAGACAATGGAAGTATAGATATTTGGGACTTACTGAAGAAAACTCATGAGCCATCTCATTTCCAGAACATCTCCAAATCAATCATCACTTGCATCAGCCCCTCCATTGCCTCAG cagagcagcattttctggCTGTTTCTGACAATCTTGGAGTTCTGCACATTTTGGAAATCTGTCAAACATTATGTCAACCTCCAAGTAATGAG CAGGCCAAAGTACTCGATTACTTCAAAAGAGAAGTCAAATATCTGAAGCACTGTGAAGAGGAGTTTGAAGAGTATCAAAAGTTTCAAgccaaaacagaaatgaaattgaactggagacagagagacagaaaaca aTTATGA
- the DNAI3 gene encoding dynein axonemal intermediate chain 3 isoform X2, producing MSKSAKSSQTTLKDSKSAAKKQKGKQDEVDLSMASIGHPEIFPLLLTEKTQEIFNCRPDEDVTEENNFKCIKKEDIIQDLKTRAKSSDFLPFKKVILEYPGEELLVVFDPSSQYGQNFYIVASEEAKENFLKSLEAAEEKEETEEENIEEAPEPRKPWVSLGSEKEVEEESLIERETKIKYKISRVRRQFGAPITFTDKNAADDKESYAECTAYEDNTFSIKLLERDVGVQMVPKLREATTQTKWTYPKNASTQYYPRQLSNEAKAESLSSGRLKKFLTAVRLRVEIALQQNEIMNVFFDDWKALAEDQEEGKPDVYFTEYQTFTDVQYLKNRTISCVCWHPTIYGIIALSAREQPSYEEQVNPSNKSLPQSVILLWSIFEPSCLQLVLKAPEDIYCFQFSPSNPNFIAGGCVDGQVVLWDISKHEERLESTKPVVEEVTDSAEGEPSAAVVTEPSPKKQAQYSSTEPTLVRNCAASPTPYCHTQPVTDVQWLPCNVEENQKGGTSENKDEKKLQLVTCSPDCSILFWDIPSTERREEFLSAKIKEEKRSQMPPGAYDDTDEDLDLSWKPLIKINLRERDNDTEYGPTRISFRKLQYRFKPPGRVRPRSALRGSAKESTCAEMSVSSSRNLELLENISTDFFVGKEDGEVVYSEWKKKIDANTAKPVSQKHSQKYSLHTETINTLQKSPFFKDIFLSIGGQRFAIWKEGVTNGPILQSSCSAGRYTAGQWSLTRPGVFFLGRDNGSIDIWDLLKKTHEPSHFQNISKSIITCISPSIASEQHFLAVSDNLGVLHILEICQTLCQPPSNEQAKVLDYFKREVKYLKHCEEEFEEYQKFQAKTEMKLNWRQRDRKQL from the exons GCCACCCAGAAatctttcctttgcttttgacTGAAAAGACCCAAGAAATTTTTAATTGCCGACCTGATGAAGAtgtcacagaagaaaataatttcaagtgtATTAAAAAAGAGGACATAATTCAAGACCTGAAAACAAGAGCTAAATCTTCTGATTTCCTCCCTTTCAAAAAAGTTATCCTA gAATATCCAGGGGAAGAACTCTTGGTAGTTTTTGATCCAAGCTCACAGTATGGACAGAACTTTTATATTGTTGCTTCTGAAGAAGCCAAGGAAAACTTTCTAAAG TCTTTAgaagctgcagaagaaaaagaagaaacagaagaagaaaacatagAGGAAGCTCCAGAACCCCGCAAACCTTGGGTTTCCCTTGGCAGTGAAAAGGAAGTTGAAGAAGAATCTCTTATAGAAAGGGAGACAAAG ATTAAGTACAAGATCTCTCGAGTTCGCAGGCAGTTTGGTGCACCCATTACATTTACTGACAAGAATGCTGCAGATGACAAAGAGAGCTATGCTGAATGCACAGCCTATGAAGACAATACTTTCAGTATTAAACTGCTTGAAAGGGATGTGGGGGTGCAAATGGTTCCAAAACTAAGAGAAGCTACTACTCAGACAAAATG GACCTATCCAAAAAATGCATCCACGCAGTATTATCCAAGGCAGTTGTCAAATGAAGCAAAAGCAGAGAGTCTGTCATCTGGGAGGCTGAAAAAATTTCTTACAGCAGTACGTTTAAG AGTGGAAATTGCACtgcagcaaaatgaaattatgaatgTTTTTTTTGATGACTGGAAGGCCCTCGCAGAAGACCAAGAAGAAGGCAAGCCAGATGTCTATTTTACAGAATACCAAACATTTACAGATGTGCAGTATCTCAAGAACAGAACCATTAGCTGTGTTTGCTGGCATCCAACCATTTATG GGATTATAGCACTGTCAGCAAGAGAGCAGCCTTCGTATGAAGAACAAGTTAACCCTTCTAATAAATCATTGCCACAGTCAGTTATACTTCTCTGGAGTATATTTGAACCTTCCTGCCTCCAG TTGGTGTTGAAGGCTCCTGAAGACATTTACTGCTTTCAGTTCAGTCCAAGCAATCCAAATTTCATTGCTGGTGGCTGTGTTGATGGACAG GTTGTATTGTGGGATATTTCTAAACACgaagaaaggctggaaagcacaaagcctgtTGTTGAGGAAGTCACTGATTCTGCAGAGGGTGAGCCAAGTGCAGCAGTGGTGACTGAG CCATCACCTAAGAAGCAAGCCCAGTACAGTAGCACAGAGCCAACTCTAGTGAGAAACTGTGCAGCCTCTCCCACACCATATTGTCATACACAGCCAGTAACAGATGTACAATGGCTACCATGTAATGTTGAG gaaaaccaAAAGGGTGGaacttctgaaaataaagatgaaaaaaaactGCAGCTTGTAACCTGCTCCCCTGATTG CTCAATATTATTTTGGGATATTCCATCCACGGAACGTCGTGAAGAATTTTTATCTGCGAAAataaaggaggagaaaagatcTCAGATGCCCCCTGGTGCATATGATGACACTGATGAGGATTTAGATCTCTCCTGGAAACCTCTCATAAAG ATCAATCTGCGTGAAAGGGATAACGACACAGAGTATGGTCCCACGAGAATCAGTTTCAGGAAACTGCAGTATCGTTTCAAACCCCCAG GGAGGGTAAGACCTCGGAGCGCACTAAGAGGATCTGCCAAAGAGAGCACATGTGCAGAGATGAGTGTTTCTTCAAGCAGAAATCTGGAACTGCTAGAGAATATATCCACAGACTTTTTTGTTGGAAAAGAA GATGGAGAAGTTGTTTAttctgaatggaaaaagaaaattgatgcTAATACAGCAAAACCAGTTA GTCAGAAGCACTCCCAGAAATACTCCCTCCACACCGAAACTATCAACACTCTCCAGAAATCTCCATTTTTTAAAGACATCTTTCTAAGCATTGGAGGCCAGAGGTTTGCCATTTGGAAAGAAGGAGTTACA aatggACCAATCCTTCAGtcaagctgctctgcaggaagaTACACTGCAGGACAATGGTCCTTAACAAGACCAGGAGTTTTCTTCCTTGGCAGAGACAATGGAAGTATAGATATTTGGGACTTACTGAAGAAAACTCATGAGCCATCTCATTTCCAGAACATCTCCAAATCAATCATCACTTGCATCAGCCCCTCCATTGCCTCAG agcagcattttctggCTGTTTCTGACAATCTTGGAGTTCTGCACATTTTGGAAATCTGTCAAACATTATGTCAACCTCCAAGTAATGAG CAGGCCAAAGTACTCGATTACTTCAAAAGAGAAGTCAAATATCTGAAGCACTGTGAAGAGGAGTTTGAAGAGTATCAAAAGTTTCAAgccaaaacagaaatgaaattgaactggagacagagagacagaaaaca aTTATGA